A window from Lactiplantibacillus pentosus encodes these proteins:
- the nrdE gene encoding class 1b ribonucleoside-diphosphate reductase subunit alpha, with protein sequence MTLKDLKDVTYYDLNNEINIPVNNQIPLNKDQDALAAFLEQNVKPNTMTFDSLKARFDYLREHDYLETPAIDKYDFSFIEKLYDYLRSQDFHFKTFMAAYKFYAQYALKTDDGDYYLENFIDRVAMNALYFADGDEGLAMDLADEIIHQRYQPATPSFLNAGRARRGELISCFLIQSTDDMNSIGRTINSALQLSRIGGGVGINLSNLRGAGDPIKHIDGAASGVVPVMKLLEDSFSYSNQLGQRQGAGVVYLSVFHPDIISFLSAKKENADEKIRLKTLSLGVTVPDKFYELIKADADMYLFSPYGVEREYGVPFSYVDITKEYDNMVQNPNIRKTKIKARDLENEISKLQQESGYPYVVNVDTANRDNPIDGKIVMSNLCSEVMQVQTPSLINDQQQYEKLGTDISCNLGSTNIVNLMASPDFGHSVEAMVRALTFVTDHSNVDVVPSIQKGNHQAHTIGLGAMGLHAYFAKNHMEYGSKEAVDFTNIYFLLLNYWTLKASNEIARERHETFVNFEKSKYADGTYFDKYTTQDWQPKYDKTAALFDGIFIPTKADWEALKEAVMRDGLYHQNRMAVAPNGSISYINDTTASLHPIINRVEERQEKKIGKIYYPAPYLSNDTIGYYKSAYDTDMRKVIDVYAAAQQHVDQGMSLTLFMRSTIPAGLYEWKDGRTDKMTTRDLNILRNYAYHKGIKSIYYIRTFTDDDGEVGVNECESCVI encoded by the coding sequence ATGACCTTAAAAGATTTAAAAGACGTCACGTATTATGACTTGAATAATGAGATCAATATTCCCGTTAATAATCAGATTCCACTCAATAAAGACCAAGATGCACTCGCGGCCTTCCTTGAACAAAACGTTAAGCCCAACACGATGACCTTTGATAGTCTCAAAGCCCGGTTTGACTACTTACGTGAACACGACTATTTGGAAACCCCTGCCATCGACAAATATGATTTTAGCTTCATTGAAAAGCTTTACGATTACTTGCGGTCCCAAGATTTCCATTTCAAGACATTTATGGCCGCCTACAAGTTTTACGCCCAATACGCGTTAAAGACTGACGATGGCGACTACTACTTGGAAAACTTCATCGACCGGGTCGCAATGAACGCCCTCTACTTTGCGGACGGTGACGAAGGTCTTGCCATGGATTTGGCTGACGAAATCATTCATCAACGTTACCAACCGGCAACACCGAGCTTCTTAAACGCTGGTCGTGCGCGGCGGGGCGAATTGATTTCTTGCTTCTTGATTCAGTCGACGGATGACATGAACTCAATTGGCCGGACCATCAACTCCGCACTCCAATTATCACGAATCGGTGGCGGGGTCGGTATCAACCTCAGCAACTTGCGCGGTGCCGGCGATCCCATCAAGCATATCGATGGCGCTGCTAGTGGTGTCGTTCCAGTCATGAAGTTATTGGAAGATAGTTTTTCATACTCCAATCAATTAGGACAACGCCAAGGTGCCGGGGTCGTTTACCTCAGTGTCTTCCATCCAGACATCATTTCTTTCCTCTCTGCTAAGAAGGAAAATGCCGATGAAAAGATTCGGTTAAAGACGTTGTCACTCGGTGTGACCGTTCCTGATAAGTTCTATGAACTAATCAAGGCGGACGCTGACATGTACCTATTTAGTCCTTACGGGGTCGAACGTGAATATGGGGTCCCATTCTCATACGTCGATATCACTAAGGAATACGACAACATGGTCCAAAACCCGAACATCCGTAAGACTAAGATCAAGGCACGTGACCTTGAAAATGAAATCAGTAAGTTACAACAAGAATCTGGTTACCCATACGTCGTCAACGTGGACACGGCTAACCGCGACAATCCAATCGATGGCAAAATCGTCATGAGTAACTTATGTTCTGAAGTGATGCAGGTCCAAACACCATCACTGATCAACGATCAACAACAATATGAAAAACTCGGTACCGATATCAGCTGTAACCTGGGTTCAACGAATATCGTTAACTTAATGGCTTCCCCTGACTTTGGTCACTCCGTTGAAGCGATGGTGCGGGCCTTGACGTTTGTCACTGACCACTCCAACGTCGACGTTGTGCCTTCGATTCAAAAAGGAAACCATCAGGCTCATACGATTGGTTTGGGTGCGATGGGGCTGCACGCCTACTTCGCCAAGAACCATATGGAATATGGGAGCAAGGAAGCTGTCGACTTCACGAACATCTACTTCCTACTCTTGAACTACTGGACACTGAAAGCTTCTAACGAAATCGCTCGTGAACGCCACGAAACTTTCGTTAACTTTGAAAAGTCTAAGTACGCGGATGGGACTTACTTCGACAAGTACACGACTCAAGATTGGCAACCGAAATACGACAAGACGGCCGCCCTCTTTGATGGCATCTTCATTCCAACCAAAGCAGATTGGGAAGCCCTCAAGGAAGCTGTTATGCGCGATGGTCTTTACCACCAAAACCGGATGGCAGTCGCTCCAAACGGCTCGATTTCTTACATTAATGATACGACCGCTAGCTTGCACCCAATCATCAATCGGGTCGAAGAACGGCAAGAAAAGAAAATTGGTAAGATTTATTATCCCGCTCCTTACCTATCTAATGATACAATTGGTTATTATAAGTCAGCATATGATACAGATATGCGCAAAGTCATCGACGTTTACGCGGCTGCTCAGCAACACGTTGATCAAGGGATGAGTTTGACACTCTTCATGCGTTCAACGATTCCAGCTGGCTTATACGAATGGAAAGATGGTCGCACTGATAAGATGACCACGCGGGACTTGAACATTTTACGGAACTACGCCTATCATAAAGGGATTAAGTCCATTTACTACATCCGGACCTTTACCGACGATGATGGTGAAGTTGGCGTAAATGAATGTGAAAGCTGCGTAATCTAG
- a CDS encoding redoxin NrdH, which yields MKKVTVFTKNNCMQCKMTKKFLTAHNIAFEEKNINTNPEYVDYLKDQGFQAVPVVEINGEDSISGFRPDALKQLAV from the coding sequence ATGAAAAAAGTTACCGTATTTACTAAAAACAACTGCATGCAATGCAAGATGACTAAGAAGTTCCTCACTGCGCACAATATCGCCTTTGAAGAAAAGAATATCAACACGAATCCTGAATACGTGGATTACTTGAAAGATCAAGGCTTCCAAGCAGTTCCCGTTGTTGAGATCAATGGCGAAGACAGTATTTCTGGCTTCCGTCCCGATGCTTTAAAACAATTAGCTGTCTAG
- a CDS encoding class I SAM-dependent methyltransferase: MTNYYYTHNPDIVHDEKQWNFEIFNHQFKFTTDNGVFSKRTVDYGSRTLLAAFDATDLPNGPILDLGTGYGPIGMALAYQSPERTVDMVDVNELALSLARKNVALNGITNVNIFTSDVYEQVTATNYAAIVTNPPVRAGKAVVDAMLTGASSRLAVGGTLTVVLQKKQGAPSAKKLMQATFGNCQIIKKDKGYYILQSVKEG, from the coding sequence ATGACCAACTATTATTATACACACAATCCGGATATTGTGCATGATGAAAAGCAGTGGAATTTTGAAATTTTTAATCACCAATTTAAATTTACAACGGACAACGGCGTCTTCTCTAAGCGGACCGTCGATTACGGCTCGCGGACGCTACTAGCGGCCTTTGACGCTACCGATTTACCGAATGGGCCGATTCTTGATTTGGGGACCGGCTACGGGCCAATCGGGATGGCGTTAGCGTATCAGTCGCCAGAACGGACTGTCGATATGGTCGACGTCAACGAATTAGCATTGAGTCTGGCGCGAAAAAATGTCGCCTTAAATGGCATCACCAACGTTAATATTTTTACGTCGGATGTTTACGAGCAGGTCACGGCGACCAACTATGCGGCCATTGTGACGAACCCGCCAGTACGCGCGGGTAAGGCCGTCGTTGATGCAATGTTGACCGGGGCTAGTTCAAGACTCGCTGTGGGCGGAACCCTGACCGTTGTCTTACAGAAGAAGCAGGGGGCGCCCTCTGCGAAGAAGTTGATGCAGGCCACTTTTGGTAATTGTCAGATTATTAAAAAGGATAAAGGCTACTATATATTGCAGAGTGTAAAGGAGGGGTAG
- the tadA gene encoding tRNA adenosine(34) deaminase TadA produces the protein MAEPTAEDWMQEALHEARMAYLIGEVPIGAVIVHQGEIIGRGHNLREHGQDATMHAEIIAIQEACEYLHSWRLEDCQLYVTLEPCLMCSGAIINARVPELYFGARDPKAGAVRSLYQVMDDTRLNHQVTVHERILARPAGEMLENFFRDIRKRKKAAKKARRAAAEKN, from the coding sequence GTGGCAGAACCAACAGCGGAAGACTGGATGCAAGAAGCGTTGCATGAAGCGCGGATGGCTTACCTGATTGGTGAAGTCCCAATTGGTGCCGTGATCGTGCACCAGGGTGAAATCATTGGCCGCGGCCATAACTTGCGCGAGCATGGTCAAGATGCCACGATGCATGCCGAAATCATTGCGATTCAAGAAGCTTGCGAGTATTTGCATAGTTGGCGGCTAGAAGACTGCCAACTCTATGTGACTTTGGAGCCTTGCTTGATGTGCAGTGGCGCGATCATCAATGCCCGAGTACCAGAACTTTACTTTGGCGCGCGGGATCCGAAAGCCGGAGCCGTCCGTAGTTTATATCAAGTGATGGATGATACGCGTTTGAATCATCAGGTGACGGTCCATGAGCGCATTCTAGCACGGCCAGCGGGTGAGATGCTGGAAAACTTCTTCCGTGACATTCGGAAACGCAAGAAAGCGGCGAAGAAAGCCCGCCGAGCAGCTGCCGAAAAAAATTAG
- the dnaX gene encoding DNA polymerase III subunit gamma/tau: MYRALYRVWRPQRFDEIVGQQMITQTLKNAIMTHQTSHAYLFTGPRGTGKTSAAKIFAKAINCHHLVDGEPCNECETCTAITKGQLNDVIEIDAASNNGVEEIRDIRDKAKYAPTQADYKVYIIDEVHMLSTGAFNALLKTLEEPPANVIFILATTEPHKIPLTIISRTQRFDFRRITAKDSYDRMVYILNEKDVTYDEKALRVIAAAAEGGMRDALSILDQVISFGDNTVTLDDALMVTGSVTKQLLANYVTQVTHHETKPALETMREILQEGKDANRFIEDLISYTRDVLLYQQAPEMVDSVAMGEDDQQFEAFAKEIDAEVLYQMVKTLNDIQQQMRFTTHPDVYLEVLTVKLAQLDGQTATAQPATTTAAVNPEDPTVHKLAQQVEQLQSEVKTLRTQGGGNTKPAPAKPRTSSGPVVKKVNVSQIYPILGAATKNDLLKVRDVWTDLMNILSVTQRALMHVAQPVAASADGVVVAFDYAFVYQKAIDDQTLIDALGNGLDRLMGQAPKIVCVPKEQWPQIRKDYLATHQPGGATPEKQAPAKEPVVEEAKNMFGDLVEVQPD, encoded by the coding sequence ATGTATCGGGCACTATATCGGGTTTGGCGTCCCCAACGCTTTGATGAAATCGTCGGGCAACAAATGATTACCCAGACGTTAAAAAATGCCATTATGACCCACCAGACGAGCCATGCGTATCTGTTTACAGGTCCCCGGGGAACTGGGAAGACGTCGGCAGCTAAGATCTTTGCGAAGGCCATCAACTGTCACCATCTGGTTGACGGGGAGCCGTGCAATGAATGTGAGACGTGTACGGCGATCACCAAGGGGCAGTTGAACGATGTCATCGAAATCGATGCTGCTTCCAATAACGGGGTCGAAGAAATTCGTGATATCCGTGATAAGGCCAAGTACGCACCAACCCAGGCGGATTATAAAGTCTATATTATTGATGAAGTCCACATGTTGTCGACCGGGGCGTTCAACGCACTGTTGAAGACGTTGGAAGAACCGCCGGCAAACGTCATCTTCATTTTAGCCACTACCGAACCACATAAGATTCCGTTAACGATTATTTCGCGGACCCAGCGTTTTGACTTTCGGCGGATCACGGCCAAGGATAGTTATGATCGAATGGTCTACATCCTGAATGAAAAAGACGTGACCTACGATGAAAAAGCGCTGCGTGTGATTGCGGCGGCCGCTGAAGGTGGGATGCGGGATGCATTGAGTATCTTAGACCAAGTGATTTCCTTCGGGGATAATACGGTCACCTTAGATGATGCGTTGATGGTCACTGGGAGTGTCACCAAGCAGTTACTTGCCAATTATGTGACGCAGGTGACGCACCACGAGACCAAGCCGGCCTTGGAGACGATGCGCGAAATCTTACAAGAAGGTAAAGATGCGAACCGCTTCATCGAAGATTTGATTAGTTATACGCGAGACGTGTTACTCTATCAACAGGCCCCTGAAATGGTCGACAGTGTGGCCATGGGTGAAGATGATCAACAGTTTGAGGCTTTTGCCAAGGAAATCGACGCCGAAGTCTTGTATCAGATGGTCAAAACACTGAATGATATTCAGCAGCAGATGCGGTTCACGACGCATCCCGACGTTTACTTGGAAGTTTTGACGGTCAAACTCGCGCAGTTGGATGGTCAAACGGCAACTGCTCAGCCAGCGACAACTACCGCGGCCGTCAATCCAGAAGATCCAACAGTGCACAAGCTCGCACAACAAGTTGAACAACTGCAAAGTGAAGTTAAAACGTTGCGAACGCAAGGTGGTGGGAATACTAAACCTGCGCCAGCGAAACCGCGTACGAGCAGTGGCCCAGTTGTTAAAAAGGTCAACGTTAGCCAAATCTATCCGATTTTGGGTGCGGCGACCAAGAATGACTTGTTGAAGGTTAGAGACGTTTGGACCGATTTGATGAATATCTTGAGTGTGACCCAACGTGCGCTGATGCACGTCGCTCAACCGGTTGCCGCGAGTGCGGATGGCGTTGTGGTTGCCTTTGATTACGCGTTCGTTTATCAAAAGGCGATCGATGACCAGACACTGATTGATGCGCTCGGTAATGGATTGGACCGCTTGATGGGTCAAGCACCCAAGATCGTGTGTGTACCTAAGGAGCAATGGCCGCAGATTCGTAAGGATTACTTGGCGACTCATCAGCCAGGGGGTGCCACTCCTGAGAAGCAGGCACCGGCCAAAGAACCCGTTGTTGAAGAAGCGAAGAACATGTTTGGCGACCTAGTCGAGGTTCAGCCAGACTAA
- a CDS encoding YbaB/EbfC family nucleoid-associated protein: protein MMRGVGNMQSMMKQMKKMQAQMTAEQAALNEQTFTGSAPDDMVKVTFTGDKKMQDITINPDAVDPDDVDMLQDLVLAAVNDALTKVDDQTQSTMGKYTKGLQ from the coding sequence ATGATGCGTGGAGTGGGAAATATGCAAAGTATGATGAAACAAATGAAAAAGATGCAGGCACAAATGACGGCCGAACAAGCTGCTCTAAATGAACAGACGTTTACCGGGTCAGCGCCTGACGACATGGTCAAAGTGACCTTCACTGGCGACAAGAAGATGCAAGATATCACGATTAACCCCGACGCCGTTGATCCAGACGATGTCGACATGTTACAAGATTTGGTCTTAGCCGCAGTCAACGACGCGTTGACTAAGGTCGATGACCAGACACAGAGCACGATGGGCAAGTATACTAAGGGATTACAGTAA
- the recR gene encoding recombination mediator RecR → MQYPEPIAKLIDSYMKLPGIGGKTATRLAFYTIDMNGDDVTEFAKSLIAVKRDLHFCSICGNITEDDPCVICKDKSRDQSTVLVVEEAKDVMAMEKIKEYNGLYHVLHGVLSPIDGKGPEDINIASLLKRLQQNEAIKEVIIATNATPEGEATAMYISRLVKPAGIKVTRLAHGLSVGSDIQYADEMTLFKAVEGRQEM, encoded by the coding sequence ATGCAGTATCCAGAACCAATTGCGAAGTTGATCGATAGTTACATGAAGTTGCCCGGCATTGGGGGCAAGACGGCGACACGGCTGGCGTTCTATACGATTGATATGAACGGTGATGATGTCACCGAGTTCGCTAAGTCGCTGATTGCGGTCAAACGGGACCTGCATTTTTGTAGTATTTGTGGCAATATCACTGAAGATGATCCGTGTGTGATTTGTAAGGACAAGTCGCGCGACCAGAGCACTGTGCTGGTGGTGGAAGAAGCCAAGGACGTCATGGCAATGGAAAAAATCAAGGAATATAACGGGTTGTATCACGTGCTGCATGGCGTGCTTTCGCCAATAGACGGTAAGGGCCCGGAAGATATCAACATTGCCAGTTTATTGAAACGGCTCCAGCAAAATGAAGCCATCAAAGAAGTCATCATCGCGACCAACGCCACGCCTGAGGGTGAAGCCACTGCGATGTATATTTCACGACTAGTTAAGCCCGCCGGCATCAAAGTAACGCGGCTGGCTCACGGGTTATCGGTCGGCAGTGATATTCAGTATGCGGATGAAATGACCCTGTTTAAGGCGGTTGAAGGTCGCCAAGAGATGTAA
- a CDS encoding YaaL family protein, translated as MFKRKQKIKHPKATYDEQLLTTLNAAKVDWDRAKQNQEAVYDNNTSELVTQTALARAKYLYLYREARLRQVHGQTIQRSVIDK; from the coding sequence ATGTTTAAACGTAAACAGAAGATCAAGCACCCCAAAGCAACGTACGACGAACAATTATTGACGACGTTGAATGCGGCCAAGGTCGACTGGGATCGCGCCAAGCAGAACCAAGAGGCGGTCTACGATAACAATACGAGTGAACTCGTCACTCAGACCGCGTTAGCACGTGCCAAGTACTTGTATCTCTACCGTGAAGCGCGGTTGCGGCAAGTCCATGGACAGACGATTCAGCGTTCGGTGATTGATAAGTAG
- the tmk gene encoding dTMP kinase: protein MLTGKLVTFEGPDGAGKTSALNAIVAQLQPQLGDRLVVTREPGGNQISEAIRNIILDRNNTAMDDRTEALLYAAARRQHIVQTIQPALDRGQLVLCDRYLDSSVAYQGAGREIGEQAVYDMNQFATKGLTADLTLYFDVDAAVGLSRIQQHRQNEINRLDVEALSFHHRVQAAYLQLLADHPERIKRIDASQPLEEVVTQAIQIMTTKLPTYMATEGGERE, encoded by the coding sequence ATGTTGACAGGAAAATTAGTTACTTTTGAAGGGCCAGATGGTGCCGGTAAAACGTCAGCTTTAAACGCGATTGTGGCACAGTTACAGCCGCAATTAGGGGATCGCTTAGTCGTGACGCGTGAACCGGGCGGTAATCAAATCTCAGAAGCGATTCGGAACATTATTTTGGATCGTAACAATACGGCAATGGATGACCGCACGGAGGCTTTATTATATGCGGCCGCGCGCCGGCAACACATTGTTCAAACGATTCAACCCGCATTAGACCGCGGTCAATTAGTCTTATGTGACCGCTATCTCGATAGTTCCGTGGCCTATCAAGGTGCTGGCCGCGAGATCGGTGAACAGGCCGTTTATGACATGAACCAGTTTGCAACCAAGGGACTAACGGCGGACTTAACGTTGTACTTTGACGTTGATGCCGCGGTCGGATTAAGCCGAATTCAGCAACATCGACAAAATGAAATCAATCGTTTGGACGTGGAAGCCCTCAGCTTTCATCATCGTGTCCAAGCAGCATACTTACAATTACTGGCTGACCATCCGGAGCGCATCAAGCGCATCGATGCCAGTCAACCATTAGAAGAAGTCGTCACGCAAGCCATTCAAATCATGACGACGAAGTTACCAACTTACATGGCTACCGAGGGAGGGGAACGCGAATGA
- a CDS encoding cyclic-di-AMP receptor, whose amino-acid sequence MKLIIAIVQDKDSNRLSSQFIEANVRATKLSTTGGFLRSGNTTFMIGIEDERVDEVLAMIKETSHAREQFMTPPVNLDVTMDGASAYPVEVQVGGATVFVLPIEQFHQF is encoded by the coding sequence ATGAAATTAATTATTGCAATCGTCCAAGATAAGGACAGTAACCGGTTAAGCAGCCAATTTATCGAAGCCAACGTCCGCGCAACAAAGCTTTCAACGACTGGTGGTTTCTTGCGCTCAGGAAACACCACCTTTATGATTGGGATTGAAGACGAACGCGTCGATGAAGTTTTGGCGATGATAAAAGAGACGAGTCATGCGCGTGAGCAATTCATGACACCACCCGTTAACTTAGACGTGACGATGGACGGCGCGTCCGCCTATCCAGTCGAAGTCCAGGTCGGTGGGGCCACGGTCTTTGTCTTACCAATCGAACAATTTCATCAATTTTAA
- the holB gene encoding DNA polymerase III subunit delta': protein MATDSFAQTLTAKQPRLLAAFKHIIAQNHLAHAYLFAGMEGAGQPELAHWIAQRLFCLHVTDDGEPDGTCEECVRIANGSHPDIVTVAPEGQRIHVDQVRYLKAEFSKSAVEGNRKLFIISDAEKMTASAANSLLKFIEEPSGNVTALLLTTNKQLMLPTIISRTQVIEFPPLNAQALQQTFEQAGIAPNQAQMARSLTSSVTQAQALLEDDWLPQASQALWRWFEQAVKGDSRSFVAVQVNLVGLAKDADHQLVMLDLIAALFQDLLQLHFQVATTALTFGQYQQELTALTTRLSDDQLIAATELALTAKRQLASNISFQNVLEGLTLKLWPIFQTNA, encoded by the coding sequence ATGGCAACCGATTCATTTGCGCAAACGTTAACTGCCAAACAACCCCGTTTGTTAGCGGCATTTAAACACATTATTGCCCAGAACCATCTTGCACACGCGTACTTGTTTGCGGGCATGGAGGGCGCTGGGCAACCAGAATTGGCCCACTGGATCGCGCAACGGTTGTTCTGCCTACACGTGACTGACGATGGCGAGCCGGATGGCACCTGTGAGGAATGCGTCCGCATCGCCAATGGGTCGCACCCAGACATCGTAACGGTCGCGCCTGAAGGGCAACGGATTCATGTGGACCAAGTGCGGTACTTAAAAGCCGAATTCTCTAAGAGTGCGGTTGAGGGTAATCGCAAGTTATTTATTATCAGTGATGCCGAAAAGATGACTGCCAGCGCTGCCAACAGTCTATTGAAGTTTATCGAGGAACCGAGCGGCAACGTGACGGCGCTACTCCTAACGACCAATAAACAGTTGATGCTGCCGACGATCATCTCCCGGACGCAGGTCATTGAATTTCCACCACTCAACGCCCAAGCGTTGCAACAGACGTTTGAGCAGGCCGGAATCGCCCCCAATCAAGCCCAGATGGCCCGCTCGTTGACGAGTAGCGTCACTCAGGCGCAGGCGCTCCTTGAGGACGATTGGTTGCCACAAGCATCACAGGCCTTGTGGCGGTGGTTTGAACAGGCGGTTAAGGGTGATTCGCGCAGCTTTGTGGCAGTGCAAGTCAACCTGGTCGGATTAGCGAAGGATGCCGACCATCAGCTGGTGATGCTAGATTTGATCGCCGCGCTGTTTCAGGATTTATTACAACTACATTTTCAAGTGGCAACGACCGCATTGACGTTTGGTCAGTACCAGCAGGAATTGACGGCATTAACGACTCGGTTGAGTGATGACCAGTTGATTGCCGCGACTGAGCTAGCCCTAACTGCAAAGCGACAGTTAGCTAGCAATATTAGTTTTCAGAATGTCTTAGAGGGCCTAACCTTAAAGTTATGGCCGATTTTTCAAACAAACGCTTAA
- a CDS encoding DNA replication initiation control protein YabA, with protein MDKRDLYDSFGDMEQQMQQMLDKMAKLRADMTTVLEKNAELVIENEHLREHMVEIENELPKKTTSTTTLSKSRQNLEKLYDEGFHVCNQFYGKRRDDDESCVFCLEVIYGERERA; from the coding sequence GTGGATAAGCGTGATTTATACGATAGTTTCGGTGATATGGAACAACAGATGCAACAAATGCTAGACAAAATGGCCAAATTACGCGCAGATATGACGACAGTGTTAGAAAAGAATGCGGAATTGGTCATTGAAAATGAACATTTACGTGAACACATGGTCGAGATTGAAAACGAATTGCCGAAAAAAACAACCAGCACGACCACGCTCTCAAAGTCACGCCAGAACCTAGAAAAGTTGTACGATGAAGGGTTTCATGTCTGCAACCAATTCTATGGCAAACGACGTGATGATGACGAATCCTGTGTTTTCTGCTTAGAAGTCATTTATGGTGAACGCGAACGTGCATAG
- the rsmI gene encoding 16S rRNA (cytidine(1402)-2'-O)-methyltransferase has protein sequence MQTQQSFAAHAGVGTLYLVPTPIGNLQDMTYRAVETLKTVDLIAAEDTRNTQKLLNHFEITTKQISFHEHNTQERIPQLVEKLHAGVNLAQVSDAGMPSISDPGKELVAACIQANIPVVPLPGANAGLTALIASGLVPQPFYFYGFLPRKKNEQKADLAQLAQRHETVVLYESPFRVAKTLALLATVCEGSRPIVACRELTKRYEEFARGTLTEMVAWAQDHQLKGEFVLLIGGNPNTDEPAATDELAQLPIKAQVEALIAAGDKPNAAIKTIAKRRNLARQTVYNQFHELKPNDEES, from the coding sequence TTGCAAACACAACAAAGCTTTGCGGCACACGCCGGCGTCGGGACGTTATATTTAGTTCCTACGCCCATCGGTAATTTACAAGACATGACCTATCGCGCAGTCGAAACGCTCAAAACGGTCGATTTAATTGCCGCAGAAGATACGCGCAATACGCAAAAATTATTGAATCATTTTGAAATTACAACGAAACAAATTAGTTTCCATGAACACAACACGCAGGAACGGATTCCCCAACTGGTGGAAAAGTTACACGCGGGCGTGAACCTGGCGCAAGTCAGTGACGCTGGGATGCCGTCGATCAGTGATCCGGGCAAGGAGCTAGTGGCGGCTTGTATTCAAGCCAACATTCCAGTCGTCCCATTGCCCGGAGCGAATGCGGGGTTGACCGCGTTGATTGCCTCTGGACTCGTTCCCCAGCCGTTTTATTTCTACGGCTTCTTACCACGCAAAAAGAATGAGCAAAAGGCTGACTTAGCGCAATTGGCACAACGTCACGAGACGGTCGTACTATACGAGTCTCCATTCCGAGTGGCGAAGACCTTGGCTTTATTGGCAACCGTCTGTGAGGGCAGTCGGCCAATCGTCGCTTGTCGTGAGCTGACGAAACGCTACGAGGAATTCGCGCGGGGCACCTTAACGGAGATGGTCGCCTGGGCGCAAGACCACCAGCTAAAGGGGGAATTTGTCCTCTTGATTGGCGGCAATCCGAATACGGACGAACCGGCCGCGACGGATGAGTTAGCACAACTACCAATCAAGGCCCAAGTCGAGGCGCTGATTGCAGCTGGTGACAAGCCCAACGCCGCTATCAAAACGATTGCCAAACGCCGCAATTTAGCTCGGCAGACGGTCTATAATCAATTTCACGAATTAAAACCTAACGATGAGGAGTCTTAA
- a CDS encoding acyl-[acyl-carrier-protein] thioesterase — MATLGATASLYSEQHRITYYECDRTGRATLTTLIDIAVLASEDQSDALGLTTDFVQGHGVGWVVTQYAMDITRMPRQDEVVTIAVRGSAYNPYFAYREFWIRDADGQQLAYITSIWVLMSQKTRRIVKIMPELVAPYQSEAVKRIPRLPRPISFEKTADTITKPYHVRFFDIDPNRHVNNAHYFDWLVDTLPADFLLQHDLVHIDVRYENEVKYGQTVMAHANILSSEQADQVTTSHLIEVGDEKCCEVTIQWRTLPAPID, encoded by the coding sequence ATGGCAACTTTAGGCGCAACTGCGAGTCTTTACAGTGAACAGCACCGGATTACTTACTATGAATGTGACCGAACGGGTCGTGCGACGTTGACGACCTTGATCGATATCGCCGTCCTAGCTTCCGAGGATCAGAGTGACGCGCTGGGGCTGACCACGGATTTTGTGCAAGGTCATGGGGTCGGCTGGGTCGTCACCCAGTATGCCATGGACATTACCCGGATGCCTCGCCAAGATGAGGTCGTAACCATCGCGGTGCGGGGCAGTGCTTACAATCCCTACTTTGCTTACCGCGAATTTTGGATTCGGGATGCGGATGGCCAACAGTTGGCGTACATCACGAGTATTTGGGTATTGATGAGTCAGAAGACCCGGCGAATTGTCAAAATTATGCCGGAACTGGTCGCGCCTTATCAGTCCGAGGCGGTCAAACGGATTCCACGCTTGCCACGTCCGATTAGCTTTGAAAAGACGGCGGATACCATTACTAAGCCCTACCACGTGCGTTTCTTTGACATTGACCCGAACCGGCACGTGAATAACGCACATTACTTTGATTGGCTGGTCGATACGTTACCTGCAGATTTCTTGTTGCAACACGACTTAGTGCATATTGATGTGCGTTACGAAAATGAAGTGAAGTACGGCCAGACGGTGATGGCGCACGCCAACATTTTATCCAGCGAACAAGCAGACCAAGTGACGACCAGTCATTTAATTGAAGTCGGGGACGAAAAATGTTGTGAAGTGACGATTCAGTGGCGGACGTTACCCGCACCAATCGACTAA